In Henningerozyma blattae CBS 6284 chromosome 6, complete genome, the following are encoded in one genomic region:
- the SOH1 gene encoding mediator complex subunit SOH1 (similar to Saccharomyces cerevisiae SOH1 (YGL127C); ancestral locus Anc_6.116): protein MSQEQVASANTAENQTLEGSPPLEKLPTRFEIELEFIQSLANIPYLTYTLTQPSSPGGPPRWRDPAFIEYLKYLQYWMHPPYCQCVVYPNSLAVLQLLLELMERGTSMDPSAPDSIPRLLHSRGHILSEQMTERWAKTD, encoded by the coding sequence atgtCGCAAGAACAAGTGGCATCTGCAAATACAGCTGAAAATCAAACTTTAGAAGGATCTCCTCCACTAGAGAAGCTGCCAACCCGTTTTGaaatagaattagaatttattCAATCGTTAGCAAATATCCCATATCTCACATATACTCTCACACAACCTAGTTCGCCTGGAGGCCCTCCACGCTGGCGTGATCCAGCATtcattgaatatttaaaataccTTCAATACTGGATGCATCCTCCCTACTGTCAATGTGTCGTTTATCCAAACTCATTAGCTGTGCTACAATTGTTATTAGAATTGATGGAAAGAGGAACTTCAATGGATCCAAGCGCTCCAGACTCTATCCCACGACTACTACATTCAAGAGGCCATATCCTATCTGAACAGATGACCGAAAGATGGGCAAAGACGGATTGA
- the SCS3 gene encoding Scs3p (similar to Saccharomyces cerevisiae SCS3 (YGL126W); ancestral locus Anc_6.117): MALFRLKYIVFLTPLLLLLSSYTHYLISQATPNTQISKDSFLNVYFIKQGWFWTSFVSILSICFINSKRRIQRRILKHLNMYLVFTLWWYLFTQHFSFISLNSPPLMDLIFTTTGGSCNFNVFDTNNLSNEIDVHSNNSTKSIKLISGFLKLNQHFLDHESEKRRTMSIRKLLRYLDTKENETGYSNIKDAVNYLNCNIHDKNCDSPINDSSRTSIEQNKELRDFILSIDPTVENSSQKCRKIGGAWSGGHDPSGHMFLLTLMIMTFLTISISKDNYLFVRLIAAMFGLMSSYSFMVTIFNFHTFAEQITGFMAAYIPAGLYIYLLM, encoded by the coding sequence ATGGCTCTGTTCCGTTTGAAATACATTGTGTTCTTGACACCATTGTTATTACTTCTATCATCATACACTCATTATCTTATATCTCAAGCAACACCGAATACCCAGATAAGTAAAGATTCCTTTCTCAATgtgtattttattaaacaaGGTTGGTTTTGGACTTCATTTGTCtcaattttatcaatttgttttattaactcaaaaagaagaattcaACGTCGTATATTAAAACATTTGAATATGTATTTAGTCTTCACCCTTTGGTGGTATCTTTTCACTCaacatttttcatttatttcaCTTAATTCACCACCTTTAATGgatttaatatttacaaCAACGGGTGGTTCTTGCAATTTTAATGTGTTCGACactaataatttaagtAACGAGATCGATGttcattcaaataatagcaccaaaagtattaaattaatatctggttttttgaaattaaatcaacATTTCTTAGATCATGAATCTGAAAAGAGAAGAACCATgtcaattagaaaattgtTGAGGTATTTAGATACGAAGGAGAATGAAACAGGTTATAGTAATATTAAGGATGCagtgaattatttaaactgTAATATTcatgataaaaattgtgATTCGCCTATCAATGATAGTTCAAGAACCTCTATTgaacaaaataaagaattaagaGATTTTATCCTTTCAATTGACCCTACTGTGGAAAATTCTTCCCAAAAATGTAGAAAAATTGGCGGTGCTTGGTCTGGTGGTCATGACCCATCTGGTCATatgtttttattaacattaatgataatgacatttttaacaatttcTATTTCCAAGGATAATTATCTATTTGTAAGACTGATTGCTGCTATGTTTGGCTTAATGTCTAGTTATTCTTTTATGGtaacaatatttaatttccaTACATTTGCTGAGCAAATAACTGGCTTCATGGCAGCTTATATCCCAGCAGGGTTGTATatctatttattaatgTAG
- the TBLA0F02480 gene encoding uncharacterized protein (similar to Saccharomyces cerevisiae PYC2 (YBR218C) and PYC1 (YGL062W); ancestral locus Anc_6.115) produces the protein MTQNTNLKGLRNNISLMGAKNKLLVANRGEIPIRIFRSAHELSMQTVAIYSYQDKLSMHRLKADEAYLIGEHDPIDKYTPVGAYLASDEIIKIAKLHNVNFIHPGYGFLSENSEFARKVIEAGITWIGPPPHVIEAVGDKVAARDLAKKCNVPTVPGTEGPIVNVEQAKEFVAKYGYPVIIKAAYGGGGKGMRVVRDGEDIADAFQRATSEAFTAFGNGTCFIERFLVNPKHIEVQLLADMHGNVVHLFERDCSVQRRHQKLVEVAPAKTLDVNVRNSILTDAIKLAKSCEYQNAGTAEFLVDEQGRHYFIEINPRIQVEHTITEEITGIDIVAAQIQIAAGASLADLGLLQNRITTRGFSIQCRITTEDPTKDFLPDTGRLEVYRSAGGNGVRLDGGNAFAGAIISPYYDSMLVKCTCSGSTYEIVRRKMLRALIEFRIRGVKTNIPFLLTLLTHPVFISGDYWTTFIDDTPQLFQMVSSQNRAQKLLQFLADLAVNGPSTKGQMGLPKLKSHPTIPKLHDRNNGNAAINVKQTEPPAGWRQVLLKYGPKEFAKRVRNFNGTLIMDTTWRDAHQSLLATRVRTYDLEAIAPTTAHALSGAFALECWGGATFDVAMRFLHEDPWDRLRKLRKLVPNIPFQMLLRGANGVAYSSLPDNVIEHFVKQAKDNGIDIFRVFDSLNDLEQLEVGIKAVKKAGGVVEATICYSGDMLQPGKKYNIDYYLEISEKVVKMGTHFLGIKDMAGTLKPAAAKLLIGSLRAKYPHLPIHVHSHDSAGTAVTSMTACALHGADIVDVATNSMSGLTSQGSLNAFLASLDGEIETNINAHYATELDAYWAEVRLLYSCFEADLKGPDPEVYEHEIPGGQLTNLLFQAQQLGLGERWVETKRAYKEANYLLGDIVKVTPTSKVVGDLAQFMVTNRLSADDVRRLANSLDLPDSVMDFFQGKIGKPYGGFPEPLRTEVLRNKRRKLNSRPGADTAAYDLLKVKRDLQGKYGSEITDCDVASYNMYPKVYEDFQKVKEKYGDLSVIPTKNFLAPPVIGEEIEVIIEQGKTLIIKYQALSDINKETGTREAYFELNGELRKIPVIDRSQKAVAISKPKCDDRNPAHIGAPMSGVIVEIKVDKDSKIKKGDPVAVLSAMKMEMIISSPSDGSIQDILVNDGETVEVSDLLFILKPEAPNL, from the coding sequence ATGACacaaaatacaaatttaaaaggtctacgaaataatatttctttaatgggagcaaaaaataaacttcTGGTTGCTAATAGAGGTGAGATTCCAATCAGAATTTTCAGATCTGCTCATGAATTGTCAATGCAAACTGTAGCCATTTATTCTTATCAAGATAAATTGTCAATGCATAGATTAAAGGCTGATGAAGCATATTTGATTGGGGAACATGATccaattgataaatatacTCCAGTAGGTGCATATTTGGCTAGTGacgaaattattaaaattgccAAGCTACACAAtgtaaattttattcatcCAGGGTATGGGTTTTTGTCAGAAAATTCAGAATTTGCAAGAAAAGTAATTGAAGCAGGTATCACTTGGATTGGTCCTCCTCCACATGTTATAGAAGCTGTTGGTGATAAAGTTGCTGCCAGAGATCTAGCCAAGAAATGTAATGTCCCAACAGTTCCAGGTACTGAAGGCCCAATTGTAAATGTTGAGCAAGCCAAAGAATTTGTTGCAAAATACGGTTACCCAGTCATAATTAAGGCAGCTTatggtggtggtggtaaAGGTATGCGGGTGGTCCGTGATGGAGAAGATATTGCAGATGCATTCCAACGTGCTACTTCAGAAGCTTTTACTGCTTTTGGGAATGGCACTTGttttattgaaagattttTGGTAAATCCCAAACATATAGAAGTTCAATTATTGGCTGATATGCACGGGAATGTGGttcatttatttgaaagagATTGTTCAGTGCAAAGAAGACATCAAAAATTGGTTGAAGTGGCGCCAGCAAAAACATTAGACGTTAACGTAAGAAATTCCATCTTAACCGATGCAATCAAATTAGCTAAATCTTGTGAGTATCAGAATGCAGGTACTGCGGAATTTTTAGTTGATGAGCAAGGTAGACACTATTTCATTGAAATAAATCCAAGAATTCAAGTAGAGCATACTATCACTGAAGAAATTACGGGTATTGATATTGTTGCAGCTCAAATCCAAATTGCAGCAGGTGCATCATTAGCAGATTTAGGCCTTTTACAAAATAGAATTACTACAAGAGGGTTTTCTATTCAATGCCGTATCACCACTGAAGATCCAACTAAAGATTTTCTACCAGATACAGGTAGATTGGAAGTGTATCGTTCAGCTGGTGGTAATGGTGTCAGACTTGATGGTGGTAACGCATTTGCAGGTGCTATTATTTCTCCTTATTATGATTCAATGCTAGTTAAATGCACATGCTCCGGCTCCACTTATGAAATAGTTCGTAGAAAAATGTTGCGTGCTTTGATTGAATTTAGAATCAGAGGTGTTAAGACCAATATTCCTTTCTTATTAACATTATTAACTCATCCAGTTTTCATAAGCGGTGATTATTGGACAACATTTATAGATGATACTCCACAATTGTTCCAAATGGTTTCTTCACAAAATAGGGCTCAAAAATTGTTACAATTTTTAGCAGATTTGGCTGTAAATGGACCATCAACAAAAGGCCAAATGGGTTTACCAAAGTTAAAATCACATCCTACTATTCCAAAATTACATGATCGAAATAACGGTAACGCTGCTATTAATGTTAAACAAACCGAACCACCTGCAGGTTGGAGAcaagtattattaaaatatggTCCAAAAGAATTTGCAAAAAGAGTTCGTAATTTCAATGGTACTTTGATTATGGATACAACTTGGCGAGATGCTCATCAATCTTTATTAGCAACAAGAGTGAGAACATATGACTTGGAAGCTATTGCTCCAACTACAGCACATGCCCTTTCAGGCGCCTTTGCTTTAGAATGTTGGGGTGGGGCCACTTTTGATGTTGCAATGAGATTTTTACATGAAGATCCATGGGATCGTCtaagaaaattaagaaaattagTTCCTAATATCCCATTCCAAATGCTACTACGTGGCGCAAATGGTGTTGCTTATTCTTCTTTACCAGATAATGTTATTGAACATTTTGTTAAGCAAGCTAAAGACAACGGTATTGATATATTCAGAGTTTTTGATTCATTGAATGATTTAGAACAATTGGAGGTTGGTATTAAGGCAGTTAAGAAAGCAGGAGGTGTAGTAGAAGCAACCATTTGCTATTCTGGTGACATGCTACAGCCaggtaaaaaatataatatagattattatttggaaatCTCTGAAAAAGTTGTAAAGATGGGTACTCATTTCTTAGGTATAAAAGATATGGCAGGGACATTGAAGCCAGCAGCTGCAAAACTTTTGATTGGTTCTTTGAGAGCTAAATATCCTCATTTGCCAATTCATGTTCATTCACATGACTCTGCAGGTACTGCAGTTACATCTATGACTGCTTGTGCCCTTCATGGTGCAGACATTGTTGATGTGGCTACAAATTCCATGTCTGGTTTAACATCTCAAGGTTCTTTAAATGCATTCTTAGCCTCCTTAGATGGtgaaattgaaacaaatataaatgcACACTATGCAACTGAGTTAGATGCTTATTGGGCAGAAGTTCGACTTTTATATTCATGTTTTGAAGCTGATTTGAAAGGTCCAGACCCAGAAGTTTATGAACATGAGATTCCAGGTGGACAGTTAACTAATTTATTGTTCCAAGCTCAACAATTAGGTTTGGGTGAAAGATGGGTTGAAACAAAACGTGCTTATAAAGAAGCTAACTACTTGTTAGGTGATATTGTCAAGGTTACTCCAACTTCAAAAGTTGTTGGTGATTTAGCTCAGTTTATGGTAACAAATAGATTATCTGCAGATGATGTTAGAAGATTAGCAAATTCATTAGATCTGCCTGATTCTGTCATGGATTTCTTCCAAGGCAAGATTGGTAAACCATATGGTGGTTTTCCAGAACCTTTGAGAACAGAAGTTTTAAGaaacaaaagaagaaaactAAATTCCAGACCAGGTGCAGATACAGCTGCATATGATCTACTTAAAGTTAAAAGAGATCTACAAGGAAAATATGGTTCCGAGATAACTGATTGTGATGTTGCATCTTACAATATGTATCCAAAAGTTTATGAAGATTTTCAGAAAGTAAAGGAAAAGTATGGTGATCTATCAGTTATTCCAACTAAAAATTTCTTAGCTCCCCCTGTAATTggtgaagaaattgaagttATTATTGAACAAGGTAAAACTTTGATTATCAAATATCAAGCATTGAGTGATATTAACAAAGAAACTGGCACTAGAGAAGCATATTTCGAATTAAATGGtgaattaagaaaaattccaGTAATTGATAGATCACAAAAAGCTGTCGCTATCTCCAAACCAAAATGCGATGACCGTAATCCAGCTCATATTGGAGCACCAATGTCTGGTGTAATAgttgaaattaaagttGATAAAGATTCAAAAATCAAGAAAGGTGATCCTGTTGCTGTTTTAAGTGCCATGAAAATGGAAATGATTATTTCTTCCCCATCAGATGGTAGTATACAAGATATTTTAGTTAACGACGGTGAAACAGTTGAAGTTtctgatttattattcattttaaagCCTGAAGCTCCAAAtttatga
- the TBLA0F02510 gene encoding Acatn family MFS transporter (similar to Saccharomyces cerevisiae YBR220C; ancestral locus Anc_6.118), with the protein MPSSSTKPKPSQNALAKEDYPRFFLLVLLYFLQGIPVGLTFGTIPFLLKSIAKETSFASLGFFSIATYPYSLKIFWSPIVDSLYFKKLGRRRSWIIPIQFISGLLLIIFSYAIKHDYIFPGIDSQFNFNNNSDSDKTLEDYVSNININTLTFYFGVLIFLCATQDIAVDGWALTILSQKSISYASTAQTVGLNTGYFLSFTVFIAMNSKDFANKYLRSTPLEHGLISLNGYMKFAGILYILTTLYVMFFTTENVKSLHNENKSHLPTILNERPPEFITIEKEPEFYSTDSLTSNSNSNSNSNFKKALSNNDNLSNIKLVYKNFWKILNLKNIQILSIIHLFSKFAFQCNESSTNLKLLELGFKREDLAVTVLIDFPFEIIFGYYVAKWSSDVNHDLRIKDNDLSSNSNSTTNTNSRYYRSSLMERINLFLVGEYGVLTPWLYGFLGRLVAAIMGNFVLYFFPEDGIITKKYFLLVILQHLLGSFMSTVQFVSISAFHSRIADPKFGGTYMTLLNTLSNLGGTWPRIIIMWMISYFSIYDMVLEKDNVATLGTTIIRDGYYITNIICIVIGIILYFGYFKYIMGKLQKLRINMWRS; encoded by the coding sequence ATGCCATCATCCTCAACAAAGCCAAAACCGAGCCAGAACGCGTTAGCTAAAGAAGATTACCCaagattttttcttctggttcttttatatttcttgCAAGGTATTCCTGTGGGGCTAACTTTTGGTACTATACcgtttttattaaaatctatAGCAAAGGAAACTTCTTTTGCTTCCTTAGGCTTCTTTTCAATTGCAACATACCCTTATTCGTTAAAGATTTTCTGGTCTCCCATTGTTGATTCCCTCTATTTTAAGAAACTAGGTAGAAGGAGATCTTGGATAATACCAATTCAATTCATCTCTGgtctattattaatcatCTTTAGTTATGCTATCAAACATGATTATATATTCCCCGGAATTGATTCgcaatttaattttaataataattctgatTCAGATAAAACATTGGAAGATTATGTatcaaatatcaatattaatactttaACATTTTACTTTGgtgttttaattttcttatgTGCCACTCAAGATATAGCTGTAGATGGTTGGGctttaacaattttatcTCAAAAATCTATTTCCTATGCATCTACTGCTCAAACAGTAGGTTTAAATACTGGCTATTTCTTATCATTCACAGTTTTCATTGCAATGaattcaaaagattttgcaaataaatatttaagatCCACTCCTTTGGAACATGGATTGATTAGTTTAAATGGATATATGAAATTTGCTGGgattttatatattcttacCACGCTTTATGTAATGTTTTTCACAACTGAAAATGTGAAATCATTACATAATGAGAATAAATCACATCTACCAACTATACTTAATGAAAGACCTCCtgaatttattacaattgaGAAAGAACCTGAATTTTATTCCACTGACTCTTTaacttcaaattcaaattcaaattcaaattcaaattttaaaaaggccctttcaaataatgataatttatcaaatattaaattagtttataaaaatttttggaaaatattaaatttaaaaaatattcaaattttatcaattattcATCTTTTCTCTAAATTTGCATTCCAGTGTAATGAAAGTTCaacaaatttgaaattattagaattggGGTTTAAAAGAGAAGATCTGGCTGTTACTGTCTTAATTGATTTCccatttgaaattatttttggatATTATGTTGCCAAATGGAGTTCAGATGTTAATCATGATTTAAGAATTAAAGATAACGATTTAAGTTCGAATAGTAATTCTACTACAAATACCAACAGTAGATATTACAGATCATCTTTAATGgaaagaataaatttgtttttagTTGGCGAATATGGTGTACTTACCCCTTGGCTATATGGATTTTTAGGTAGATTGGTGGCAGCAATAATGGGTAATTTTGtactatattttttcccAGAAGATGGAATTATTACCAAAAAGTATTTTCTTCTAGTAATCCTTCAACATTTGTTGGGCTCTTTTATGTCAACAGTGCAGTTTGTTAGTATCAGTGCCTTCCATTCGAGAATTGCTGATCCAAAATTCGGTGGTACGTATATGACTTTATTAAATACCCTAAGTAATCTAGGTGGTACATGgccaagaattattattatgtgGATGATTAgttatttttcaatctaTGATATGGTTcttgaaaaagataatgTAGCTACTTTAGGCACAACAATTATTAGAGACGGTTATTATATTACAAAcattatttgtattgttattggtattattcTATACTTTGGTtactttaaatatattatgggtaaattacaaaaattaagaattaATATGTGGAGAAGCTAA